The following coding sequences are from one Vicugna pacos chromosome 19, VicPac4, whole genome shotgun sequence window:
- the SMOX gene encoding spermine oxidase isoform X2, translated as MQSCESSGDSADDPLSRGLRRRGQPRVVVIGAGLAGLAAAKALLEQGFTDVTVLEASSRIGGRVQSVKLGHATFELGATWIHGSHGNPIYHLAEANGLLEETTDGERSVGRISLYSKNGVACYLTNRGCRVPKDVVEEFSDLYNEVYNLTQEFFRHGKPVNAESQNSVGVFTREEVRNRIRNDPDDPEATKRLKLAMIQQYLKVESCESSSHSMDEVSLSAFGEWTEIPGAHHIIPSGFMRVVELLAEGIPAHVIQLGKPVRCVHWDQASGCPRGPEIEPRGEGDHNHDAGEGSQGGEEPRGDRQDEDEQWPVVVECEDCEVIPADHVIVTVSLGVLKRQYTSFFRPSLPAEKVAAIHRLGIGTTDKIFLEFEEPFWGPECNSLQFVWEDEAESRTLTYPPELWYRKICGFDVLYPPERYGHVLSGWICGEEALVMEKCDDEAVAEICTEMLRQFTGNPNIPKPRRILRSAWGSNPYFRGSYSYTQVGSSGADVEKLAKPLPYTESSKTAPMQVLFSGEATHRKYYSTTHGALLSGQREAARLIEMYRDLFQQGT; from the exons ATGCAAAGTTGTGAATCCAGTGGCGACAGTGCGGATGACCCTCTCAGTCGTGGCCTGCGGAGAAGGGGACAGCCTCGTGTGGTGGTGATCGGCGCTGGCTTGGCTGGCCTGGCTGCAGCCAAAGCACTTCTGGAGCAGGGCTTTACGGATGTCACTGTGCTTGAGGCTTCCAGCCGCATTGGAGGCCGTGTACAGAGCGTGAAACTTG GACACGCCACCTTTGAGCTAGGAGCCACGTGGATCCATGGCTCCCACGGGAACCCCATCTACCATCTAGCAGAAGCCAATGGCCTCCTGGAAGAGACAACTGATGGGGAGCGCAGTGTGGGCCGCATCAGCCTCTACTCCAAGAATGGCGTGGCCTGCTACCTCACCAACCGTGGCTGCAGGGTCCCCAAGGACGTGGTTGAGGAATTCAGTGATTTATACAACGAG GTCTATAACTTGACCCAGGAGTTCTTCCGGCATGGTAAACCAGTCAATGCTGAGAGTCAGAACAGCGTGGGGGTGTTCACCCGAGAGGAGGTGCGCAACCGTATCAGGAATGACCCTGATGACCCGGAGGCCACCAAACGCCTGAAGCTCGCCATGATCCAGCAGTACCTGAAG GTGGAGAGCTGTGAGAGTAGCTCACACAGCATGGATGAGGTATCCCTGAGCGCCTTTGGGGAGTGGACTGAGATTCCTGGTGCCCACCACATCATCCCCTCAGGCTTCATGCGGGTTGTGGAGTTGCTGGCTGAAGGCATCCCGGCCCACGTCATCCAGCTGGGGAAACCTGTCCGTTGTGTTCACTGGGACCAGGCCTCAGGCTGCCCCCGGGGCCCTGAGATTGAGCCCCGGGGGGAGGGTGACCATAATCATGACGCTGGGGAGGGCAGCCAGGGTGGAGAGGAGCCCCGGGGGGACAGGCAGGATGAGGATGAGCAGTGGCCGGTGGTGGTGGAGTGCGAGGACTGCGAGGTGATCCCGGCGGACCACGTGATCGTGACCGTGTCCCTGGGCGTGCTCAAGAGGCAGTACACCAGCTTCTTCCGGCCAAGCCTGCCCGCCGAGAAGGTGGCTGCCATCCATCGCCTGGGCATCGGCACCACTGACAAGATCTTTCTAGAATTCGAGGAGCCCTTCTGGGGCCCGGAGTGCAATAGCCTACAGTTTGTGTGGGAGGATGAGGCAGAGAGCCGCACCCTCACCTACCCACCTGAGCTCTGGTACCGCAAGATCTGCGGCTTTGATGTCCTCTACCCGCCTGAGCGCTACGGCCACGTGCTGAGTGGCTGGATCTGCGGGGAGGAGGCCCTCGTCATGGAGAAGTGCGACGACGAGGCAGTGGCAGAGATCTGCACGGAGATGCTGCGGCAGTTCACAG ggaaccccaACATTCCCAAACCTCGGCGAATCCTGCGCTCAGCCTGGGGCAGCAACCCCTACTTCCGTGGCTCCTATTCGTATACGCAGGTGGGCTCGAGTGGGGCAGACGTGGAGAAGCTGGCCAAGCCCCTGCCGTACACGGAGAGCTCCAAGACAGCG CCCATGCAGGTGCTGTTCTCAGGTGAGGCCACCCACCGCAAGTACTATTCCACCACCCATGGTGCTCTGCTCTCTGGCCAGCGCGAGGCTGCTCGTCTCATTGAGATGTACCGAGACCTCTTCCAGCAGGGGACCTGA
- the SMOX gene encoding spermine oxidase isoform X4 yields MQSCESSGDSADDPLSRGLRRRGQPRVVVIGAGLAGLAAAKALLEQGFTDVTVLEASSRIGGRVQSVKLGHATFELGATWIHGSHGNPIYHLAEANGLLEETTDGERSVGRISLYSKNGVACYLTNRGCRVPKDVVEEFSDLYNEVYNLTQEFFRHGKPVNAESQNSVGVFTREEVRNRIRNDPDDPEATKRLKLAMIQQYLKVESCESSSHSMDEVSLSAFGEWTEIPGAHHIIPSGFMRVVELLAEGIPAHVIQLGKPVRCVHWDQASGCPRGPEIEPRGEGDHNHDAGEGSQGGEEPRGDRQDEDEQWPVVVECEDCEVIPADHVIVTVSLGVLKRQYTSFFRPSLPAEKVAAIHRLGIGTTDKIFLEFEEPFWGPECNSLQFVWEDEAESRTLTYPPELWYRKICGFDVLYPPERYGHVLSGWICGEEALVMEKCDDEAVAEICTEMLRQFTGNPNIPKPRRILRSAWGSNPYFRGSYSYTQVGSSGADVEKLAKPLPYTESSKTAMCLGHQ; encoded by the exons ATGCAAAGTTGTGAATCCAGTGGCGACAGTGCGGATGACCCTCTCAGTCGTGGCCTGCGGAGAAGGGGACAGCCTCGTGTGGTGGTGATCGGCGCTGGCTTGGCTGGCCTGGCTGCAGCCAAAGCACTTCTGGAGCAGGGCTTTACGGATGTCACTGTGCTTGAGGCTTCCAGCCGCATTGGAGGCCGTGTACAGAGCGTGAAACTTG GACACGCCACCTTTGAGCTAGGAGCCACGTGGATCCATGGCTCCCACGGGAACCCCATCTACCATCTAGCAGAAGCCAATGGCCTCCTGGAAGAGACAACTGATGGGGAGCGCAGTGTGGGCCGCATCAGCCTCTACTCCAAGAATGGCGTGGCCTGCTACCTCACCAACCGTGGCTGCAGGGTCCCCAAGGACGTGGTTGAGGAATTCAGTGATTTATACAACGAG GTCTATAACTTGACCCAGGAGTTCTTCCGGCATGGTAAACCAGTCAATGCTGAGAGTCAGAACAGCGTGGGGGTGTTCACCCGAGAGGAGGTGCGCAACCGTATCAGGAATGACCCTGATGACCCGGAGGCCACCAAACGCCTGAAGCTCGCCATGATCCAGCAGTACCTGAAG GTGGAGAGCTGTGAGAGTAGCTCACACAGCATGGATGAGGTATCCCTGAGCGCCTTTGGGGAGTGGACTGAGATTCCTGGTGCCCACCACATCATCCCCTCAGGCTTCATGCGGGTTGTGGAGTTGCTGGCTGAAGGCATCCCGGCCCACGTCATCCAGCTGGGGAAACCTGTCCGTTGTGTTCACTGGGACCAGGCCTCAGGCTGCCCCCGGGGCCCTGAGATTGAGCCCCGGGGGGAGGGTGACCATAATCATGACGCTGGGGAGGGCAGCCAGGGTGGAGAGGAGCCCCGGGGGGACAGGCAGGATGAGGATGAGCAGTGGCCGGTGGTGGTGGAGTGCGAGGACTGCGAGGTGATCCCGGCGGACCACGTGATCGTGACCGTGTCCCTGGGCGTGCTCAAGAGGCAGTACACCAGCTTCTTCCGGCCAAGCCTGCCCGCCGAGAAGGTGGCTGCCATCCATCGCCTGGGCATCGGCACCACTGACAAGATCTTTCTAGAATTCGAGGAGCCCTTCTGGGGCCCGGAGTGCAATAGCCTACAGTTTGTGTGGGAGGATGAGGCAGAGAGCCGCACCCTCACCTACCCACCTGAGCTCTGGTACCGCAAGATCTGCGGCTTTGATGTCCTCTACCCGCCTGAGCGCTACGGCCACGTGCTGAGTGGCTGGATCTGCGGGGAGGAGGCCCTCGTCATGGAGAAGTGCGACGACGAGGCAGTGGCAGAGATCTGCACGGAGATGCTGCGGCAGTTCACAG ggaaccccaACATTCCCAAACCTCGGCGAATCCTGCGCTCAGCCTGGGGCAGCAACCCCTACTTCCGTGGCTCCTATTCGTATACGCAGGTGGGCTCGAGTGGGGCAGACGTGGAGAAGCTGGCCAAGCCCCTGCCGTACACGGAGAGCTCCAAGACAGCG ATGTGTCTGGGTCACCAATAG
- the SMOX gene encoding spermine oxidase isoform X3 — MGTQGLEGRACFWASSLRISGHATFELGATWIHGSHGNPIYHLAEANGLLEETTDGERSVGRISLYSKNGVACYLTNRGCRVPKDVVEEFSDLYNEVYNLTQEFFRHGKPVNAESQNSVGVFTREEVRNRIRNDPDDPEATKRLKLAMIQQYLKVESCESSSHSMDEVSLSAFGEWTEIPGAHHIIPSGFMRVVELLAEGIPAHVIQLGKPVRCVHWDQASGCPRGPEIEPRGEGDHNHDAGEGSQGGEEPRGDRQDEDEQWPVVVECEDCEVIPADHVIVTVSLGVLKRQYTSFFRPSLPAEKVAAIHRLGIGTTDKIFLEFEEPFWGPECNSLQFVWEDEAESRTLTYPPELWYRKICGFDVLYPPERYGHVLSGWICGEEALVMEKCDDEAVAEICTEMLRQFTGNPNIPKPRRILRSAWGSNPYFRGSYSYTQVGSSGADVEKLAKPLPYTESSKTAQGSSSEQLPGHLLSSKCPEQSLEPNRGSIKPMQVLFSGEATHRKYYSTTHGALLSGQREAARLIEMYRDLFQQGT, encoded by the exons ATGGGGACCCAGGGTCTGGAAGGCAGGGCCTGCTTCTGGGCCTCCTCACTGAGGATTTCAG GACACGCCACCTTTGAGCTAGGAGCCACGTGGATCCATGGCTCCCACGGGAACCCCATCTACCATCTAGCAGAAGCCAATGGCCTCCTGGAAGAGACAACTGATGGGGAGCGCAGTGTGGGCCGCATCAGCCTCTACTCCAAGAATGGCGTGGCCTGCTACCTCACCAACCGTGGCTGCAGGGTCCCCAAGGACGTGGTTGAGGAATTCAGTGATTTATACAACGAG GTCTATAACTTGACCCAGGAGTTCTTCCGGCATGGTAAACCAGTCAATGCTGAGAGTCAGAACAGCGTGGGGGTGTTCACCCGAGAGGAGGTGCGCAACCGTATCAGGAATGACCCTGATGACCCGGAGGCCACCAAACGCCTGAAGCTCGCCATGATCCAGCAGTACCTGAAG GTGGAGAGCTGTGAGAGTAGCTCACACAGCATGGATGAGGTATCCCTGAGCGCCTTTGGGGAGTGGACTGAGATTCCTGGTGCCCACCACATCATCCCCTCAGGCTTCATGCGGGTTGTGGAGTTGCTGGCTGAAGGCATCCCGGCCCACGTCATCCAGCTGGGGAAACCTGTCCGTTGTGTTCACTGGGACCAGGCCTCAGGCTGCCCCCGGGGCCCTGAGATTGAGCCCCGGGGGGAGGGTGACCATAATCATGACGCTGGGGAGGGCAGCCAGGGTGGAGAGGAGCCCCGGGGGGACAGGCAGGATGAGGATGAGCAGTGGCCGGTGGTGGTGGAGTGCGAGGACTGCGAGGTGATCCCGGCGGACCACGTGATCGTGACCGTGTCCCTGGGCGTGCTCAAGAGGCAGTACACCAGCTTCTTCCGGCCAAGCCTGCCCGCCGAGAAGGTGGCTGCCATCCATCGCCTGGGCATCGGCACCACTGACAAGATCTTTCTAGAATTCGAGGAGCCCTTCTGGGGCCCGGAGTGCAATAGCCTACAGTTTGTGTGGGAGGATGAGGCAGAGAGCCGCACCCTCACCTACCCACCTGAGCTCTGGTACCGCAAGATCTGCGGCTTTGATGTCCTCTACCCGCCTGAGCGCTACGGCCACGTGCTGAGTGGCTGGATCTGCGGGGAGGAGGCCCTCGTCATGGAGAAGTGCGACGACGAGGCAGTGGCAGAGATCTGCACGGAGATGCTGCGGCAGTTCACAG ggaaccccaACATTCCCAAACCTCGGCGAATCCTGCGCTCAGCCTGGGGCAGCAACCCCTACTTCCGTGGCTCCTATTCGTATACGCAGGTGGGCTCGAGTGGGGCAGACGTGGAGAAGCTGGCCAAGCCCCTGCCGTACACGGAGAGCTCCAAGACAGCG CAAGGAAGCTCCTCAGAGCAGCTGCCTGGTCACCTTTTATCTTCCAAGTGCCCAGAACAGTCCCTGGAACCTAATAGGGGCTCCATAAAG CCCATGCAGGTGCTGTTCTCAGGTGAGGCCACCCACCGCAAGTACTATTCCACCACCCATGGTGCTCTGCTCTCTGGCCAGCGCGAGGCTGCTCGTCTCATTGAGATGTACCGAGACCTCTTCCAGCAGGGGACCTGA
- the SMOX gene encoding spermine oxidase isoform X6, with amino-acid sequence MIQQYLKVESCESSSHSMDEVSLSAFGEWTEIPGAHHIIPSGFMRVVELLAEGIPAHVIQLGKPVRCVHWDQASGCPRGPEIEPRGEGDHNHDAGEGSQGGEEPRGDRQDEDEQWPVVVECEDCEVIPADHVIVTVSLGVLKRQYTSFFRPSLPAEKVAAIHRLGIGTTDKIFLEFEEPFWGPECNSLQFVWEDEAESRTLTYPPELWYRKICGFDVLYPPERYGHVLSGWICGEEALVMEKCDDEAVAEICTEMLRQFTGNPNIPKPRRILRSAWGSNPYFRGSYSYTQVGSSGADVEKLAKPLPYTESSKTAQGSSSEQLPGHLLSSKCPEQSLEPNRGSIKPMQVLFSGEATHRKYYSTTHGALLSGQREAARLIEMYRDLFQQGT; translated from the exons ATGATCCAGCAGTACCTGAAG GTGGAGAGCTGTGAGAGTAGCTCACACAGCATGGATGAGGTATCCCTGAGCGCCTTTGGGGAGTGGACTGAGATTCCTGGTGCCCACCACATCATCCCCTCAGGCTTCATGCGGGTTGTGGAGTTGCTGGCTGAAGGCATCCCGGCCCACGTCATCCAGCTGGGGAAACCTGTCCGTTGTGTTCACTGGGACCAGGCCTCAGGCTGCCCCCGGGGCCCTGAGATTGAGCCCCGGGGGGAGGGTGACCATAATCATGACGCTGGGGAGGGCAGCCAGGGTGGAGAGGAGCCCCGGGGGGACAGGCAGGATGAGGATGAGCAGTGGCCGGTGGTGGTGGAGTGCGAGGACTGCGAGGTGATCCCGGCGGACCACGTGATCGTGACCGTGTCCCTGGGCGTGCTCAAGAGGCAGTACACCAGCTTCTTCCGGCCAAGCCTGCCCGCCGAGAAGGTGGCTGCCATCCATCGCCTGGGCATCGGCACCACTGACAAGATCTTTCTAGAATTCGAGGAGCCCTTCTGGGGCCCGGAGTGCAATAGCCTACAGTTTGTGTGGGAGGATGAGGCAGAGAGCCGCACCCTCACCTACCCACCTGAGCTCTGGTACCGCAAGATCTGCGGCTTTGATGTCCTCTACCCGCCTGAGCGCTACGGCCACGTGCTGAGTGGCTGGATCTGCGGGGAGGAGGCCCTCGTCATGGAGAAGTGCGACGACGAGGCAGTGGCAGAGATCTGCACGGAGATGCTGCGGCAGTTCACAG ggaaccccaACATTCCCAAACCTCGGCGAATCCTGCGCTCAGCCTGGGGCAGCAACCCCTACTTCCGTGGCTCCTATTCGTATACGCAGGTGGGCTCGAGTGGGGCAGACGTGGAGAAGCTGGCCAAGCCCCTGCCGTACACGGAGAGCTCCAAGACAGCG CAAGGAAGCTCCTCAGAGCAGCTGCCTGGTCACCTTTTATCTTCCAAGTGCCCAGAACAGTCCCTGGAACCTAATAGGGGCTCCATAAAG CCCATGCAGGTGCTGTTCTCAGGTGAGGCCACCCACCGCAAGTACTATTCCACCACCCATGGTGCTCTGCTCTCTGGCCAGCGCGAGGCTGCTCGTCTCATTGAGATGTACCGAGACCTCTTCCAGCAGGGGACCTGA
- the SMOX gene encoding spermine oxidase isoform X5 has translation MQSCESSGDSADDPLSRGLRRRGQPRVVVIGAGLAGLAAAKALLEQGFTDVTVLEASSRIGGRVQSVKLGHATFELGATWIHGSHGNPIYHLAEANGLLEETTDGERSVGRISLYSKNGVACYLTNRGCRVPKDVVEEFSDLYNEVYNLTQEFFRHGKPVNAESQNSVGVFTREEVRNRIRNDPDDPEATKRLKLAMIQQYLKVESCESSSHSMDEVSLSAFGEWTEIPGAHHIIPSGFMRVVELLAEGIPAHVIQLGKPVRCVHWDQASGCPRGPEIEPRGEGDHNHDAGEGSQGGEEPRGDRQDEDEQWPVVVECEDCEVIPADHVIVTVSLGVLKRQYTSFFRPSLPAEKVAAIHRLGIGTTDKIFLEFEEPFWGPECNSLQFVWEDEAESRTLTYPPELWYRKICGFDVLYPPERYGHVLSGWICGEEALVMEKCDDEAVAEICTEMLRQFTGNPNIPKPRRILRSAWGSNPYFRGSYSYTQVGSSGADVEKLAKPLPYTESSKTALY, from the exons ATGCAAAGTTGTGAATCCAGTGGCGACAGTGCGGATGACCCTCTCAGTCGTGGCCTGCGGAGAAGGGGACAGCCTCGTGTGGTGGTGATCGGCGCTGGCTTGGCTGGCCTGGCTGCAGCCAAAGCACTTCTGGAGCAGGGCTTTACGGATGTCACTGTGCTTGAGGCTTCCAGCCGCATTGGAGGCCGTGTACAGAGCGTGAAACTTG GACACGCCACCTTTGAGCTAGGAGCCACGTGGATCCATGGCTCCCACGGGAACCCCATCTACCATCTAGCAGAAGCCAATGGCCTCCTGGAAGAGACAACTGATGGGGAGCGCAGTGTGGGCCGCATCAGCCTCTACTCCAAGAATGGCGTGGCCTGCTACCTCACCAACCGTGGCTGCAGGGTCCCCAAGGACGTGGTTGAGGAATTCAGTGATTTATACAACGAG GTCTATAACTTGACCCAGGAGTTCTTCCGGCATGGTAAACCAGTCAATGCTGAGAGTCAGAACAGCGTGGGGGTGTTCACCCGAGAGGAGGTGCGCAACCGTATCAGGAATGACCCTGATGACCCGGAGGCCACCAAACGCCTGAAGCTCGCCATGATCCAGCAGTACCTGAAG GTGGAGAGCTGTGAGAGTAGCTCACACAGCATGGATGAGGTATCCCTGAGCGCCTTTGGGGAGTGGACTGAGATTCCTGGTGCCCACCACATCATCCCCTCAGGCTTCATGCGGGTTGTGGAGTTGCTGGCTGAAGGCATCCCGGCCCACGTCATCCAGCTGGGGAAACCTGTCCGTTGTGTTCACTGGGACCAGGCCTCAGGCTGCCCCCGGGGCCCTGAGATTGAGCCCCGGGGGGAGGGTGACCATAATCATGACGCTGGGGAGGGCAGCCAGGGTGGAGAGGAGCCCCGGGGGGACAGGCAGGATGAGGATGAGCAGTGGCCGGTGGTGGTGGAGTGCGAGGACTGCGAGGTGATCCCGGCGGACCACGTGATCGTGACCGTGTCCCTGGGCGTGCTCAAGAGGCAGTACACCAGCTTCTTCCGGCCAAGCCTGCCCGCCGAGAAGGTGGCTGCCATCCATCGCCTGGGCATCGGCACCACTGACAAGATCTTTCTAGAATTCGAGGAGCCCTTCTGGGGCCCGGAGTGCAATAGCCTACAGTTTGTGTGGGAGGATGAGGCAGAGAGCCGCACCCTCACCTACCCACCTGAGCTCTGGTACCGCAAGATCTGCGGCTTTGATGTCCTCTACCCGCCTGAGCGCTACGGCCACGTGCTGAGTGGCTGGATCTGCGGGGAGGAGGCCCTCGTCATGGAGAAGTGCGACGACGAGGCAGTGGCAGAGATCTGCACGGAGATGCTGCGGCAGTTCACAG ggaaccccaACATTCCCAAACCTCGGCGAATCCTGCGCTCAGCCTGGGGCAGCAACCCCTACTTCCGTGGCTCCTATTCGTATACGCAGGTGGGCTCGAGTGGGGCAGACGTGGAGAAGCTGGCCAAGCCCCTGCCGTACACGGAGAGCTCCAAGACAGCG TTGTACTAG
- the SMOX gene encoding spermine oxidase isoform X1 has protein sequence MQSCESSGDSADDPLSRGLRRRGQPRVVVIGAGLAGLAAAKALLEQGFTDVTVLEASSRIGGRVQSVKLGHATFELGATWIHGSHGNPIYHLAEANGLLEETTDGERSVGRISLYSKNGVACYLTNRGCRVPKDVVEEFSDLYNEVYNLTQEFFRHGKPVNAESQNSVGVFTREEVRNRIRNDPDDPEATKRLKLAMIQQYLKVESCESSSHSMDEVSLSAFGEWTEIPGAHHIIPSGFMRVVELLAEGIPAHVIQLGKPVRCVHWDQASGCPRGPEIEPRGEGDHNHDAGEGSQGGEEPRGDRQDEDEQWPVVVECEDCEVIPADHVIVTVSLGVLKRQYTSFFRPSLPAEKVAAIHRLGIGTTDKIFLEFEEPFWGPECNSLQFVWEDEAESRTLTYPPELWYRKICGFDVLYPPERYGHVLSGWICGEEALVMEKCDDEAVAEICTEMLRQFTGNPNIPKPRRILRSAWGSNPYFRGSYSYTQVGSSGADVEKLAKPLPYTESSKTAQGSSSEQLPGHLLSSKCPEQSLEPNRGSIKPMQVLFSGEATHRKYYSTTHGALLSGQREAARLIEMYRDLFQQGT, from the exons ATGCAAAGTTGTGAATCCAGTGGCGACAGTGCGGATGACCCTCTCAGTCGTGGCCTGCGGAGAAGGGGACAGCCTCGTGTGGTGGTGATCGGCGCTGGCTTGGCTGGCCTGGCTGCAGCCAAAGCACTTCTGGAGCAGGGCTTTACGGATGTCACTGTGCTTGAGGCTTCCAGCCGCATTGGAGGCCGTGTACAGAGCGTGAAACTTG GACACGCCACCTTTGAGCTAGGAGCCACGTGGATCCATGGCTCCCACGGGAACCCCATCTACCATCTAGCAGAAGCCAATGGCCTCCTGGAAGAGACAACTGATGGGGAGCGCAGTGTGGGCCGCATCAGCCTCTACTCCAAGAATGGCGTGGCCTGCTACCTCACCAACCGTGGCTGCAGGGTCCCCAAGGACGTGGTTGAGGAATTCAGTGATTTATACAACGAG GTCTATAACTTGACCCAGGAGTTCTTCCGGCATGGTAAACCAGTCAATGCTGAGAGTCAGAACAGCGTGGGGGTGTTCACCCGAGAGGAGGTGCGCAACCGTATCAGGAATGACCCTGATGACCCGGAGGCCACCAAACGCCTGAAGCTCGCCATGATCCAGCAGTACCTGAAG GTGGAGAGCTGTGAGAGTAGCTCACACAGCATGGATGAGGTATCCCTGAGCGCCTTTGGGGAGTGGACTGAGATTCCTGGTGCCCACCACATCATCCCCTCAGGCTTCATGCGGGTTGTGGAGTTGCTGGCTGAAGGCATCCCGGCCCACGTCATCCAGCTGGGGAAACCTGTCCGTTGTGTTCACTGGGACCAGGCCTCAGGCTGCCCCCGGGGCCCTGAGATTGAGCCCCGGGGGGAGGGTGACCATAATCATGACGCTGGGGAGGGCAGCCAGGGTGGAGAGGAGCCCCGGGGGGACAGGCAGGATGAGGATGAGCAGTGGCCGGTGGTGGTGGAGTGCGAGGACTGCGAGGTGATCCCGGCGGACCACGTGATCGTGACCGTGTCCCTGGGCGTGCTCAAGAGGCAGTACACCAGCTTCTTCCGGCCAAGCCTGCCCGCCGAGAAGGTGGCTGCCATCCATCGCCTGGGCATCGGCACCACTGACAAGATCTTTCTAGAATTCGAGGAGCCCTTCTGGGGCCCGGAGTGCAATAGCCTACAGTTTGTGTGGGAGGATGAGGCAGAGAGCCGCACCCTCACCTACCCACCTGAGCTCTGGTACCGCAAGATCTGCGGCTTTGATGTCCTCTACCCGCCTGAGCGCTACGGCCACGTGCTGAGTGGCTGGATCTGCGGGGAGGAGGCCCTCGTCATGGAGAAGTGCGACGACGAGGCAGTGGCAGAGATCTGCACGGAGATGCTGCGGCAGTTCACAG ggaaccccaACATTCCCAAACCTCGGCGAATCCTGCGCTCAGCCTGGGGCAGCAACCCCTACTTCCGTGGCTCCTATTCGTATACGCAGGTGGGCTCGAGTGGGGCAGACGTGGAGAAGCTGGCCAAGCCCCTGCCGTACACGGAGAGCTCCAAGACAGCG CAAGGAAGCTCCTCAGAGCAGCTGCCTGGTCACCTTTTATCTTCCAAGTGCCCAGAACAGTCCCTGGAACCTAATAGGGGCTCCATAAAG CCCATGCAGGTGCTGTTCTCAGGTGAGGCCACCCACCGCAAGTACTATTCCACCACCCATGGTGCTCTGCTCTCTGGCCAGCGCGAGGCTGCTCGTCTCATTGAGATGTACCGAGACCTCTTCCAGCAGGGGACCTGA